A single window of Pseudomonadota bacterium DNA harbors:
- a CDS encoding DUF4440 domain-containing protein — translation MDKDVNFDSVAAFFDDIARTFGGGDLAGFRALYQLPAMVVVPQGAHPLADTAEFDAFFAVMLDRLREQHFARSAWERLSVKTLAPTLALAAMHWTRYRADGSVLETLGATYTLVRNDGGWRIVALVGHGADAVPVLS, via the coding sequence GTGGACAAAGATGTGAACTTCGATTCGGTGGCGGCGTTCTTCGACGACATCGCGCGAACCTTCGGTGGCGGTGACCTGGCGGGCTTCCGCGCCCTCTACCAATTACCGGCGATGGTGGTGGTGCCGCAGGGCGCCCATCCGCTGGCGGACACCGCCGAATTCGACGCGTTCTTCGCGGTCATGCTGGATCGCCTGCGCGAACAGCATTTCGCACGCTCGGCCTGGGAGCGGCTGTCGGTCAAGACCCTCGCGCCGACCCTGGCGCTGGCCGCCATGCACTGGACGCGTTATCGCGCCGACGGCAGCGTGCTGGAAACCCTGGGCGCGACCTATACCCTGGTGCGCAATGACGGCGGCTGGCGCATCGTGGCGCTGGTCGGCCACGGCGCCGATGCCGTGCCGGTATTGAGCTGA